The Streptomyces sp. R28 region TGGTCCGTGCAGACCGGGGACTTCAGCACCTTCAAGGAGCCGGCCGTGCTGGAAGACGAGCTCTTCATCGCGGACAGCAGCAAGACACTCCGGTCCATCGAGCCGCAGACCGGCAAGGAAAGCTGGCGGTCCAAGGACCTCGCGGACGCGAAAGCCCAGGCACCTGGACAGTTCGTCAGGGTCGGCGGCACCCTCTACGGCGCCACCGACCTCGACAAGCGGGGTGGCATCCACGCCTTCGACACGAAAACCGGCGCCCTGCGCTGGACGTTCAACGACAACTCCGGCGACTACCACGCATGGCTTGTGGCCACCGACGGCACCCATGTCTTCGCCCTGCACGGCAAGAACCTGCACGCCCTGCCCGGCTGAGGGCGCACAGAGAATCAACCTGTTGCTTCCCGTGATCCGGCTCCTGACCGCGCTCTCTGGTCCGCCGACATGGACGGAAGCACAGCGACGGTCTGAACTTCAGAGCCGAGCTCAGAGGTCGTCCACGTCGACCAGCCCGTCCTGGATGGCGCGGGCGACCAGGCTTGCCTTGGTCCGTGCTGGGCGGCCGAGGTTCGCGTACTTGATCCGTACCCGGTCCAGATACGAGTTGACAGTCCGTACGGAGATGCCGAGACGCTGCGCGACCAGCTCCTTCGACTCCGACTGGAACCACTCGATGAGCACGTTCTCCTCGCGCGCGGAGAGCTGGGGCCGGTCGGCGCGGGCGTTCGTTCCCAGCGCGCCGGCCAGCGCGGGCGGCATGTAGGGCCGCTCATCGGCTGCTGCCAGCGTCGCCTCGACCAAGTGGTCCTGGCCCTCGCTCTTGGTCAGAAAGGTCGCGGCTCCCAGGTCCAGGCAGCTGAGCGCGGTCTTCTCGTCATCACGCATCGTATAGACGACCACCTGCCGCCCGGCGTCGACAAGTCTTCGGAGGTCCCCGAAGGCGGGACCGCGCTCGCCCAGTTGCAGATCCAGGATGACGACATCGGCCGTGCTGCCCGGATCGGTCCAGGCTTCCCGTACGGAGCAGCCGGACGCAAGCACGGTGATGGGCCGTGGAGATGCGGCGTACCACATCTCCACGCCCGAGACGATGGCGGGATGATCGTCGATGATGACCACGCTGACGGGTGCGCTGTTGCTCATGTCCGGTCAACTTCCGAGGCCGCCGTTTTGCTCCAGCTGGCCTCCACCCACACACTTCCGCCGCGCGTTGTTCTGGCCACCGACACCTTCGCGTCCGTGGCAGGGCTGTGCGAGGGGGCGGCATCTCCCGGGCTGCGGCCGTCGGCGCAGTTCACACCGACCACGCTCACACGTACCGCGCGGGGGGTCCACACGACCGTCACCCGCGCGGTCGAGCGGGCGTGGCCCAGGGTCACCGCCACCGGGTCGATCAACTCCCTGCGTACCTGCACAGGCACCTCACGCGGCCGGCCTCGTACGGCAAGGCTCACCGTCACCCCCTGGTGTTCGGCCACCTCGACGCATGCCCGCAGCTCGTTCAGCAGCGGGTCGGAGACGGCGTCGCTCTCCGCGAACAGGCGGCGCATACGGGCGGCCTCCACCCCGCACCGCAGCCTGACCTCCTCGTCGTGCGGACTCAGCACACCGTGCCCAAGGCCCATGAGTAGCGGCACTGTCGTCGCCGTCAGCGCGCGGTAGCGCTCCTTGTGATCACGCTGCATGTCCTCGTGGATGCGTTCCCGGGTACGCAGTTCCTCCTCCCGCGCGGCCTCCGTGCCCGCTTCCGGCGCCGTACCGTGGAGCAGGCGCGTCAGGAGTACACCGACGGAGAGCTGGAAGCCGCAGGTGGTGATCGCGGTGATCCCCATGACGGCCGACTCCGCGACGGTTGGCGCCCCCGACAGGAACACAGCGATCGCGTTGAGCCCCACATGCGCCCCGAGGAACGCCGCGAACGCCCTGACCGGCAGGTCCGCCAGCAGGAACAGCGCATGCCAGCCGACCAGTCCGAACGCCCAGTCCTCCGCACCGGTCAACCGCTCCGGCGCGAGCGTGAACGCGCATACCGCCGAAACGGTCAGCACCGAACCCAGGCTCCACGCCCGCACCCTTGGCGGGATCTGCCTGCCACGCAGCAGATAGGCGGCCCCGGTCACCGCGACGGCGGCGAGGCAGACGTAGCCCGCCGTCTGCGCCCACGCGGGCTGGTACACACTCTGGTAGGCCGTGACCTGCTGCAGCGAAAAGATGAACTGTGACAGCAGACTGATCAGCAGCGCGGCCAGTTGGGCGCCGTGCAGCAGCTGCCTGCGGATGAGGCGGACGACGGCCGTGTGCGCCCGGGCGCGGGTCGGGCGCGGCATGTCCGCCGCCTGCGCTTCGTGCCCTGCCTGTGGCGCCCGGGCCTGGGCTTGCCAGCGCCACTGCACGCGGGTTCCGGCGCCCGGATGTGAGGTGACCGTGGCGCAGCCGCCGACCGCGTGCATCCTGCCGATGACGGAACCAGAGATGCCCCGGCGCCTCGCCGGAACGGACTCCGGGTCGAAGCCCCGTCCCGCGTCGGACAGCTCGACGACGACGGCACCGTCCCCCTCCGCCCATGCCCTGAGCTCCGCTTCCCGCACCCCGGCATGGCGTGCCACATTGGTGACGGCCTCCCGGACCCCGCTGAATATCGCGAGCCCAGGGCCGGACGGGACGGCGAGCGGGCCGTCGATGCGCGTCTTGAGCTGCACCATGGCCTGTCCCTCACCCCCGGGGCCCCCGGGCACGCAGCCGAGAAGTGCCGCGAGGTCGACGCTTCCCGTCTCGAATCCGGGCACGGCGGACAGTGCCTCCAGATCCTCTCTGGCACGCTGAGGTAGCCACGACCAGTCCCGGGCGTCGCCCTGGGAGACCATCAGCAGCGTCGCGCTCGCCGTATCGTGCAGGGTCGCCAGGTACTCGCGCTCGGTCGCCCTCCGTGCGGCGGCGACCTCGGCCTCCCGGCGCGCCGCCGCCCTGAGCGCGGCCGACCGGTCGGCGACCCTGGCCCGCGCTCGGACGATGAGGTAGGCGGCCCTCGACAGGCCCGCCAGGACAACTATGCGCACCAGGTCCGCCAACTCTGGGCGGTGCCCGGGCGAGGAGAGGATGTCGCCCAGCGCACAGGCGACAGTCCCCGACGCGGCCAGGGCGGCCCCGG contains the following coding sequences:
- a CDS encoding response regulator transcription factor, yielding MSNSAPVSVVIIDDHPAIVSGVEMWYAASPRPITVLASGCSVREAWTDPGSTADVVILDLQLGERGPAFGDLRRLVDAGRQVVVYTMRDDEKTALSCLDLGAATFLTKSEGQDHLVEATLAAADERPYMPPALAGALGTNARADRPQLSAREENVLIEWFQSESKELVAQRLGISVRTVNSYLDRVRIKYANLGRPARTKASLVARAIQDGLVDVDDL
- a CDS encoding sensor histidine kinase codes for the protein MDLALERYGVWLRSTVVCLCGALGVASADGAEIPLALSLLVPALLSCGVHLYALRRPLPLAPLWTLDAAVVVLTGLSQPVLGGDGADVMVEAIVSICVITFQHEWATRPVAGAALAASGTVACALGDILSSPGHRPELADLVRIVVLAGLSRAAYLIVRARARVADRSAALRAAARREAEVAAARRATEREYLATLHDTASATLLMVSQGDARDWSWLPQRAREDLEALSAVPGFETGSVDLAALLGCVPGGPGGEGQAMVQLKTRIDGPLAVPSGPGLAIFSGVREAVTNVARHAGVREAELRAWAEGDGAVVVELSDAGRGFDPESVPARRRGISGSVIGRMHAVGGCATVTSHPGAGTRVQWRWQAQARAPQAGHEAQAADMPRPTRARAHTAVVRLIRRQLLHGAQLAALLISLLSQFIFSLQQVTAYQSVYQPAWAQTAGYVCLAAVAVTGAAYLLRGRQIPPRVRAWSLGSVLTVSAVCAFTLAPERLTGAEDWAFGLVGWHALFLLADLPVRAFAAFLGAHVGLNAIAVFLSGAPTVAESAVMGITAITTCGFQLSVGVLLTRLLHGTAPEAGTEAAREEELRTRERIHEDMQRDHKERYRALTATTVPLLMGLGHGVLSPHDEEVRLRCGVEAARMRRLFAESDAVSDPLLNELRACVEVAEHQGVTVSLAVRGRPREVPVQVRRELIDPVAVTLGHARSTARVTVVWTPRAVRVSVVGVNCADGRSPGDAAPSHSPATDAKVSVARTTRGGSVWVEASWSKTAASEVDRT